The genomic stretch TACTTGTTTATTTTATTGTATCTTTTTTACTTTTTTCTTTATTTGCTGTGTTTTGTAATCTTTCTATTAATCTTTCTGTTAAGGCATGTAATTCCTTTCCTTCTTCTGTAATATGTATTATTTTGCCCCAGTTAAAGTGGAGGTGAGCATCTATATCAAAAATATCATTTTCTTTTTTTATTGTGATTTTAAGACTTTCTGCATGTTGTTTAATGTGTGTTCCAATTTTATCTAGTTTTTTTAAAATAAAATCTTTCATATCATCATTTAAATGATAATTGATGGCTTGTATTTTAGGTTCCATAAATTTCTCCTTCACATTTTAATTCATTCCTATATTTGTTTACAGTTCTTCTTGAAATAGTGATTCCTTTAGATTTTAGTATATCAGAAATTTGACTATCTACCATATTTTTATTCTGTGCTAGTATTCCTTTTATTATTATTTTAATGCTTAATTTGGAAAATTCATTTGTTTTAGCACCACCTATTGAATTAAATAATTTTCTAATTGCTATTGTGCCCCAGTCAAATTTTAAATATTTATTTTTTATTGCTCTTGATATAGTTGATTTTGATAGATTGATTCTTGTAGATATATCATCTAAGTTCATTGGTCTTAATCTCTTAAATCCTCTTTTTAAGAATTCTTTTTGTAATGTGTATATTGCTATTCCTATTTTAGCTAGTGTTTCATCTCTATATCTTAAAGCTTCAATGAGCCATTTTGCTTGTTTGTATTTGCACAAGTCTTTAACTTCTTGTTTATTAATTTCTGTTTTAAAAATACTGACTTCTTTAATTTTGATTTTGAGTTTATTGCCTTTATTGATAACAATAATATCTGGTTCAATATAGTCATTAGTATCATCTTTGTCTTTAAATTCAAATGTTGGATTGGGATTAAGTTTAAGTTTCATTGTGTTAATGGCGTCATTTAAATCTTGTGTGCTAATGTTTAATTCTTTTTGTAATTTTTCTTTAGTATTTGTAAGTAAATCTGCTTTTTGAAGAATTTTAATTATATTTGTATCTAAGTTATGGTATTTTGCTTGTAATATTAATGATTCTATGATATTGGGTACGCAAATTCCTATTGGATCAAATTGTTGAATCAATTTGATCATTTTAGTGACCTGTGGCCACTCTTCTTTATTAAAGAAATCATAAGGATTGATTATGTATAGTCCTTTTCGATTTAGATTGTTTATTATGATTTCTCCTATATTAATTTCTTCTTCATTAAGTCTTTGGATTCTAAGTTGTAATAAAAGATGTTCTTTAAGTGAAATTTTAGGTGATGTTTTAGCCAGTGCAATTTCATATTGTGTTTTGTTATTTTCATTTTCTTTATAAAAAAATTTTTTAAACTTATAGGTTTTTAGTGATTCAAAAAAGAT from Borrelia duttonii Ly encodes the following:
- a CDS encoding HPF/RaiA family ribosome-associated protein; the protein is MEPKIQAINYHLNDDMKDFILKKLDKIGTHIKQHAESLKITIKKENDIFDIDAHLHFNWGKIIHITEEGKELHALTERLIERLQNTANKEKSKKDTIK
- the rpoN gene encoding RNA polymerase factor sigma-54 — its product is MLKQNLKLTHKLQLTQINTIKMLSLDKQELIQIISDELDNNEYIKVDSNKIFFESLKTYKFKKFFYKENENNKTQYEIALAKTSPKISLKEHLLLQLRIQRLNEEEINIGEIIINNLNRKGLYIINPYDFFNKEEWPQVTKMIKLIQQFDPIGICVPNIIESLILQAKYHNLDTNIIKILQKADLLTNTKEKLQKELNISTQDLNDAINTMKLKLNPNPTFEFKDKDDTNDYIEPDIIVINKGNKLKIKIKEVSIFKTEINKQEVKDLCKYKQAKWLIEALRYRDETLAKIGIAIYTLQKEFLKRGFKRLRPMNLDDISTRINLSKSTISRAIKNKYLKFDWGTIAIRKLFNSIGGAKTNEFSKLSIKIIIKGILAQNKNMVDSQISDILKSKGITISRRTVNKYRNELKCEGEIYGT